In Candidatus Cloacimonas sp., one genomic interval encodes:
- a CDS encoding helix-turn-helix domain-containing protein, whose product MREILGVKVYTVEETAEMLGLSKATIFNYIAANKLPARRISGVYHITEENIKQYIQGASFTDPQPDKKPGKK is encoded by the coding sequence ATGAGGGAAATTTTGGGGGTAAAGGTTTACACCGTAGAGGAAACGGCGGAAATGCTGGGCTTAAGCAAAGCAACGATATTTAATTATATAGCGGCTAATAAACTGCCCGCTCGAAGAATTAGCGGGGTATATCACATAACGGAAGAAAACATAAAACAATACATACAAGGGGCAAGCTTCACCGATCCGCAGCCGGACAAAAAGCCGGGGAAAAAGTAA